The Macaca nemestrina isolate mMacNem1 chromosome 12, mMacNem.hap1, whole genome shotgun sequence genome contains a region encoding:
- the LOC105466446 gene encoding olfactory receptor 5J3-like: MRGWNHTGVKEFLLVGLTENPNLQIPLFLLFTLIYFITLLGNLGIIILIWLNVQLHTPMYFFLGNLSFCDICYSTVFAPKMLANFLSKHKSSTFSGCVLQSFSFAVYVTTEGILLSMMAYDRYVAIANPLLYTVIMTQTVCIQMVLASYLGGLINSLTHTIGLLRLDFCGPNIVNHYFCDIPPLLRLSCSDAHINEMLLLVFSGLIAMFTFIVVMVSYIRIIIAIQRIRSAEGRYKAFSTCASHLTTVTLFYGSVSFSYIQPSSQYSLEQEKVSAVFYTLVIPMLNPLIYSLRNKDVKDAVKRSIWWKRSPT, from the coding sequence ATGAGAGGCTGGAATCATACAGGTGTGAAGGAATTCCTCCTGGTAGGATTAACTGAAAATCCTAATTTGCAGATCCCACTGTTTTTGCTTTTCACTCTTATTTATTTCATCACTTTGTTGGGTAATTTGGGCATAATTATCTTAATCTGGTTAAATGTCCAACTTCATACTCCAATGTACTTCTTCCTTGGCAACCTCTCCTTTTGTGATATCTGCTACTCTACTGTCTTTGCTCCTAAGATGCTAGCCAATTTCCTATCAAAACATAAATCCAGTACATTTTCTGGCTGTGTTCTACAGAGTTTCTCTTTTGCAGTATATGTAACCACAGAGGGCATTCTCCTGTCCATGATGGCTTATGATCGTTATGTGGCCATAGCTAATCCCTTGTTGTATACAGTCATTATGACCCAAACAGTTTGTATTCAGATGGTCCTTGCATCTTACTTGGGTGGGCTCATTAATTCTCTGACACACACAATAGGTTTGCTCAGATTAGACTTCTGTGGTCCTAATATTGTGAATCATTATTTCTGTGACATTCCTCCTCTTCTGAGGCTTTCTTGCTCTGATGCTCATATCAATGAAATGCTGCTCTTGGTCTTCTCTGGGCTTATTGCAATGTTCACTTTCATTGTCGTTATGGTGTCTTATATCCGGATCATCATTGCCATCCAGAGAATTCGTTCAGCTGAGGGAAGGTACAAAGCCTTCTCCACTTGTGCCTCCCACCTGACCACTGTGACCTTATTCTATGGGTCTGTTTCTTTTAGTTACATCCAGCCAAGCTCTCAGTATTCCCTGGAACAGGAAAAGGTCTCAGCTGTGTTTTATACATTGGTGATCCCCATGCTAAACCCACTTATTTATAGCCTGAGAAATAAGGATGTAAAAGATGCAGTAAAAAGGTCGATATGGTGGAAGAGAAGCCCCACTTGA